A single window of Aspergillus oryzae RIB40 DNA, chromosome 8 DNA harbors:
- the cp3 gene encoding carboxypeptidase C PRC1 (serine carboxypeptidases (lysosomal cathepsin A)) has protein sequence MRVLPATLLVGAASAAVPPLQQVLGRPEEGMSFSKPLHAFQEQLKTLSEDARKLWDEVANYFPDSMDHSPIFSLPKKHTRRPDSHWDHIVRGSDVQKIWVNNADGEKEREIDGKLEAYDLRIKKADPSALGIDPNVKQYTGYLDDNGNDKHLFYWFFESRNDPKNDPVVLWLNGGPGCSSLTGLFMELGPSSIDENIKPVYNDFSWNSNASVIFLDQPVNVGYSYSGSAVSDTVAAGKDVYALLSLFFKQFPEYAEQDFHIAGESYAGHYIPVFASEILAHKNRNINLKSVLIGNGLTDGLTQYGYYRPMGCGEGGYKAVLDEATCESMDNALPRCRSMIESCYNSESAWVCVPASIYCNNALIGPYQRTGQNVYDVRSKCEDESNLCYKGMGYVSEYLNKAEVREAVGAEVGGYDSCNFDINRNFLFHGDWMKPYHRLVPGLLEQIPVLIYAGDADYICNWLGNKAWTEALEWPGQKEYASAELEDLKIEQNEHTGKKIGQVKSHGNFTFMRLYGGGHMVPMDQPEASLEFFNRWLGGEWF, from the exons ATGAGAGTATTGCCGGCTACTTTGCTGGTTGGAGCTGCCTCTGCGGCCGTTCCACCTCTTCAGCAGGTGCTGGGTCGACCTGAGGAGGGcatgagcttctccaagccACTCCATGCCTTCCAAGAGCAGCTCAAGACTCTTTCAGAGGACGCTCGTAAACTCTGGGATGAAGTTGCCAACTACTTCCCGGACAGCATGGACCACAGccccatcttctctcttcccaaGAAGCACACCCGTCGTCCGGATTCTCATTGGGACCACATTGTCCGTGGTTCTGATGTCCAGAAGATCTGGGTGAACAATGCCGacggagagaaggagagagagattgATGGAAAGCTTGAGGCTTACGATCTCAGGATCAAGAAAGCTGACCCGAGCGCTCTCGGTATCGACCCGAATGTGAAGCAATACACTGGTTATCTCGACGATAACGGTAATGACAAGCATCTGTTCTACT GGTTCTTCGAATCTCGCAATGATCCTAAGAACGACCCCGTCGTGCTCTGGCTGAATGGTGGCCCCGGTTGCTCTTCCCTCACTGGTCTATTTATGGAGCTGGGACCTAGCAGCATCGATGAGAACATTAAGCCCGTCTACAATGACTTCTCGTGGAACTCTAACGCCTCCGTCATTTTCCTTGATCAGCCCGTGAACGTCGGCTATTCCTACAGTGGCTCCGCTGTTAGCGacactgttgctgctggcAAGGATGTCTACGCTCtgctctctcttttcttcaaacaATTCCCCGAATATGCGGAACAGGACTTCCATATTGCCGGCGAGTCCTACGCCGGGCATTACATTCCAGTCTTTGCATCCGAGATCTTGGCTCACAAGAACCGCAACATCAACCTCAAGTCAGTCCTGATCGGCAACGGTCTCACGGACGGCCTCACTCAGTACGGGTACTACCGCCCCATGGGATGTGGCGAGGGTGGCTACAAGGCTGTCCTCGATGAGGCTACCTGCGAATCTATGGACAATGCCCTACCCCGCTGTCGGTCCATGATCGAGTCTTGCTATAATTCTGAGAGCGCCTGGGTCTGTGTCCCTGCCTCGATTTACTGCAATAATGCTCTTATCGGACCTTACCAGCGCACCGGACAGAACGTCTACGATGTTCGTAGCAAGTGTGAGGATGAAAGCAACCTGTGCTACAAGGGTATGGGTTACGTGAGTGAATATCTCAACAAGGCTGAGGTTCGCGAGGCCGTCGGAGCCGAAGTTGGTGGTTATGACTCCTGCAACTTCGACATCAACCGtaacttcctcttccacgGTGATTGGATGAAGCCCTACCACCGTCTTGTTCCCGGCCTTCTCGAGCAGATCCCTGTGCTGATCTACGCCGGTGATGCTGACTACATCTGCAACTGGCTCGGCAACAAGGCCTGGACCGAGGCTCTTGAATGGCCTGGCCAGAAGGAGTACGCCTCGGCCGAACTGGAGGACCTTAAGATCGAGCAGAACGAACACACCGGCAAGAAGATCGGTCAGGTTAAGTCTCATGGAAATTTCACCTTCATGCGTCTCTACGGTGGAGGTCACATGGTTCCCATGGACCAGCCCGAGGCTAGTCTGGAATTCTTCAACCGCTGGTTGGGTGGTGAATGGTTCTAG
- a CDS encoding guanine nucleotide exchange factor SDO1 (predicted exosome subunit) encodes MPIMQPSNQIKFTNVSVVRLKKGKKRFELACYKNKLLEYRSGAEKDLDNVLQVPTIFLSVSKAQTAPSAEIAKAFGANTPADEIRQEILRKGEVQVGERERKEIIERVEKEVLDIVSGRLVDPTTKRVYTPGMISKALDQLSSASGQMQQAQSQNNNGEASGAGDESRPAQPRKPLWTGVTPNKSAKIQALEAMKALIAWQPIPVMRARMRLRVTCPVPLLKQTVKSAAPAGLNKEKEAPSGGNSKSNKKGGKGSKKSARQQDSDAEGGSDAEPSQPKAPTNVKDKILSFIESVESQEIAGDEWEVVGFAEPGAFKGLNEFVGNDTRGRGRVEVLDMAVTHED; translated from the exons ATGCCGATTATGCAACCTAGTAATCAGATTAAATTCACCAATGTATCAGTGGTGAGGTTGAAAAAAG GGAAAAAACGATTCGAACTCGCCTGCTACAAGAACAAACTCTTAGAATACCGCTCCGGCGCCGAGAAAGATCTTGACAATGTCCTACAAGTGCCTaccatcttcctctccgtTTCGAAAGCACAAACCGCCCCGTCTGCGGAGATAGCCAAAGCGTTCGGTGCCAACACTCCCGCAGACGAGATTCGACAGGAGATCTTACGGAAAGGTGAAGTGCAGGTTGGTGAGCGTGAGCGAAAGGAGATCATCGAGCGagttgagaaggaggtgtTGGATATTGTATCGGGCAGGCTTGTTGACCCGACGACTAAGCGAGTCTACACGCCGGGAATGATCTCTAAGGCGTTGGATCAGCTGAGCTCCGCGAGTGGACAGATGCAACAAGCGCAGAGTCAGAACAACAATGGGGAAGCAAGTGGTGCTGGAGATGAGTCTCGCCCGGCGCAACCTCGGAAGCCACTCTGGACTGGTGTCACGCCCAACAAGTCGGCGAAAATACAAGCCCTCGAAGCCATGAAGGCACTCATTGCATGGCAACCCATTCCAGTGATGCGAGCACGGATGCGCCTCCGCGTGACCTGCCCCGTGCCGCTTTTGAAGCAAACCGTCAAGTCTGCAGCACCAGCGGGCttgaacaaagagaaagaagctccGTCGGGCGGCAACTCCAAATCCAACAAGAAAGGCGGCAAAGGATCGAAGAAGTCCGCCCGTCAACAAGATTCCGATGCTGAGGGTGGCTCTGACGCTGAACCCTCGCAGCCAAAGGCACCGACCAAtgtcaaggacaagattTTGAGCTTCATCGAGTCGGTCGAGTCGCAAGAAATTGCAGGTGATGAGTGGGAGGTTGTTGGTTTTGCCGAACCAGGCGCGTTCAAGGGACTAAATGAATTTGTGGGCAACGACACCCGGGGCAGAGGACGAGTAGAAGTGCTGGATATGGCCGTTACTCATGAAGACTAA
- a CDS encoding uncharacterized protein (predicted protein) has translation MTRQIVSPVPADDEYYDLGSFGHSITTNSGDAQIWFNRGLTWVYSFNHVEGAYCFEQAIAHDPTCAMAYWGLAYAVGPNYNKPWEKFDLGDLHRSVQRGYEASREAAKHAVNATHLERALIEAIQSRFPTDQPATDYAALNKGYAAAMKLVYDIFGRDLNIATLYADALMNMTPWSLWDLFTAKPNPNAPTMEVKAVLERALAQEEDGPYLNPGLLHLYIHFIEMSPTPELGINVADHLRDLVPDAGHIHHMPTHLDILIGDWRRSIASNHNSTLADDKYFRKSGAKNFYTFYRLHDYHSLIYAAMFAGRRKTALDAVTRMEATVPEDVLRIQSPPMADWLEQFMSIRLHVMVRFGMWEELKRKELPHDQELYAGVTATTHYAKGIAFAATGDVATAREEQERFHQAWARVPATRRAYNGKIVDVLGVASAMLEGEIEYRCANYDKAFASLREAIDLEDKLPYSEPWSWMQPVRHAYAALRMEQGYLEEAAQTYRADLGLDHSIIRQRRHPNNVWSLQGYYECLVRLGRMDEAAMIEQPAKLALAAADVPIKASCFCRLDTAEIPQVLNGCSKGKCC, from the coding sequence ATGACTCGACAAATCGTCTCACCCGTTCCAGCGGACGACGAATACTATGATCTTGGCTCGTTTGGCCatagcatcaccaccaacagcGGTGATGCCCAGATCTGGTTCAATCGCGGTTTGACCTGGGTATACTCATTCAATCATGTTGAAGGCGCCTACTGCTTTGAGCAAGCCATTGCGCACGACCCTACATGTGCGATGGCATATTGGGGTCTCGCCTATGCGGTCGGTCCAAACTACAACAAGCCGTGGGAGAAGTTCGACCTAGGAGACCTTCACAGATCGGTGCAACGAGGGTACGAGGCATCGCGAGAGGCAGCCAAACACGCCGTCAATGCCACTCACCTGGAGCGAGCTTTGATCGAGGCTATCCAATCCCGGTTCCCCACCGATCAACCTGCGACGGATTACGCAGCCCTCAACAAAGGGTATGCCGCCGCTATGAAGCTAGTTTACGATATTTTCGGGCGTGATCTGAACATTGCCACCCTCTATGCCGACGCGCTGATGAACATGACTCCGTGGTCCCTGTGGGACCTTTTCACTGCGAAACCAAACCCGAATGCGCCCACAATGGAGGTCAAGGCGGTTCTCGAACGAGCTCTTGcgcaggaagaggatgggcCATATTTAAATCCCGGACTGCTCCATCTCTATATTCATTTCATCGAAATGTCACCAACCCCGGAGTTGGGTATTAACGTGGCCGATCATCTGCGAGACCTTGTGCCCGACGCTggtcatatccaccataTGCCCACACAtttggatatcctcattgGTGACTGGCGACGGTCCATAGCGTCAAACCACAACTCCACCCTTGCAGATGATAAGTATTTCCGCAAGTCAGGAGCCAAGAACTTTTACACGTTCTACCGTCTGCATGACTATCATTCTTTGATCTACGCTGCTATGTTTGCCGGCAGACGTAAGACCGCCCTTGATGCCGTCACTCGCATGGAAGCAACAGTGCCGGAGGACGTTCTTCGAATTCAATCACCACCCATGGCCGACTGGTTAGAACAGTTCATGTCTATTCGCCTACATGTGATGGTTCGCTTTGGTATGTGGGAGGAGCTTAAGCGCAAAGAGCTGCCGCATGATCAGGAACTTTATGCAGGTGTAACGGCCACCACGCACTATGCTAAAGGTATTGCATTCGCCGCTACAGGTGATGTTGCCACCGCCCGAGAGGAACAAGAGCGCTTTCATCAGGCATGGGCTCGCGTGCCAGCGACTCGCCGTGCCTACAACGGAAAGATCGTTGACGTACTTGGTGTGGCTTCTGCTATGCTAGAAGGAGAAATTGAATATCGGTGCGCAAACTACGACAAGGCCTTTGCATCCCTCCGCGAAGCGATTGATCTTGAAGACAAACTACCGTATAGCGAGCCGTGGTCGTGGATGCAACCTGTTCGCCATGCGTATGCGGCCCTCCGAATGGAACAGGGTTATCTGGAGGAAGCAGCACAAACGTATCGTGCCGACCTGGGCCTGGATCACTCTATCATCCGACAGCGTCGGCACCCAAACAATGTATGGTCACTGCAGGGATACTACGAGTGCCTGGTTCGCCTAGGGAGGATGGATGAAGCAGCTATGATCGAGCAGCCGGCTAAACTAGCCCTTGCCGCGGCTGATGTTCCGATCAAAGCATCATGCTTTTGTCGCTTGGATACCGCTGAGATACCGCAGGTTCTCAATGGTTGCTCGAAGGGGAAGTGCTGCTAG
- a CDS encoding class I SAM-dependent methyltransferase (predicted protein) — MKTGDDIMLTRTVLTGTIIARLSTDVCTGGEVNKHSNILTVPYSHHMFTMLLGNKLCLAPISDDVQRVLDIGTGTGIWAIDFADEYPSAEVIGTDLSPTQPSFVPPNLQFEIDDAEDSWAYPENHFDLIHVRALYGAISDWPAFYRNVLIGLRPGAWFDQLEMSIQFRSDDGTVTSDHILAEWSRIFIEAGERFGKTFRIADLARQHMIDAGFENVTERRFKLPVGPWSNDEHYRQLGRWNLLHCEQGIEGWSMALLTRVMGWSYEEVQVFLAKMRKGLRDYSKIHAYFYV; from the exons ATGAAAACGGGAGACGATATCATGCTTACAAGGACGGTGCTTACTGGTACTATAATCGCGCGACTTTCTACCGA CGTATGTACGGGAGGCGAGGTCAACAAGCACTCAAACATTCTAACAGTACCCTATAGCCATCATATGTTCACAATGCTTCTCGGAAACAAACTGTGTCTGGCCCCTATCTCTGACGATGTCCAG AGAGTGCTCGACATCGGTACTGGAACGGGGATATGGGCCAT TGACTTTGCAGATGAATACCCCTCCGCAGAGGTCATTGGAACCGATCTTTCACCAACTCAGCCCAGCTTTGTTCCGCCAAACCTTCAGTTCGAGATCGACGACGCAGAAGATTCATGGGCATACCCCGAGAACCATTTCGATTTGATCCACGTGCGTGCACTCTACGGGGCGATTTCCGACTGGCCAGCGTTCTATCGCAACGTGTTGAT CGGTCTACGGCCCGGCGCATGGTTCGACCAACTGGAGATGTCGATCCAGTTCAGATCGGATGACGGCACCGTGACCTCCGACCACATCCTGGCAGAGTGGTCACGTATATTCATCGAGGCAGGAGAGAGGTTCGGCAAAACGTTTCGCATCGCCGACTTAGCCCGCCAACACATGATCGATGCAGGATTTGAAAATGTAACCGAGCGGCGATTCAAACTCCCTGTTGGTCCTTGGAGTAATGACGAGCACTACCGACAGTTGGGAAGGTGGAATCTGCTGCATTGCGAGCAGGGCATTGAAGGATGGTCCATGGCACTGCTCACCCGTGTGATGGGG TGGAGCTATGAGGAAGTGCAAGTATTCTTGGCCAAGATGAGGAAGGGATTGCGCGACTACTCCAAGATCCATGCCTATTTCTACGTGTAA